A genomic region of Methanomassiliicoccaceae archaeon contains the following coding sequences:
- a CDS encoding cobalamin-dependent protein (Presence of a B(12) (cobalamin)-binding domain implies dependence on cobalamin itself, in one of its several forms, or in some unusual lineages, dependence on a cobalamin-like analog.): TVEGDVHDIGKSICSTMLQCGGFDVVDLGRDVPSKDFVAQVRDNGCTMLGMSALMTTTMTVQRDVIGMLKDAGIRDNVKVMVGGAPVTQTWADKIGADCYSESASEQVGKAKALLG, encoded by the coding sequence GACCGTCGAAGGCGACGTGCACGACATAGGCAAATCGATCTGCTCGACGATGCTCCAGTGCGGAGGCTTCGACGTAGTCGACCTCGGCAGGGACGTCCCGTCCAAGGATTTCGTCGCCCAGGTAAGGGACAACGGATGCACTATGCTCGGGATGTCGGCCCTCATGACGACCACGATGACGGTCCAGAGGGACGTCATCGGCATGCTCAAGGACGCAGGCATAAGGGACAACGTGAAAGTGATGGTCGGCGGAGCGCCGGTCACGCAGACATGGGCGGACAAGATCGGGGCCGACTGCTACAGCGAGTCGGCGTCCGAGCAGGTCGGGAAGGCGAAGGCGCTTCTGGGGTGA